A region of Allocoleopsis franciscana PCC 7113 DNA encodes the following proteins:
- a CDS encoding DUF4388 domain-containing protein — protein MSTKGSLTDISLPEIFELIEKGNKTGLLKLCAFSEIRTTPLVFYIWVYQGSIVAAANRLDQACLVSLIAKHQGVRNRIVVELAQSCPLDQPLGLCLKNRFVLEKKHLKRLFQMQVLQKVCALFELKDGQFEFEQNIALPTREMTGLSVPLAVMNQYCLLKAPSDGSSPLTKNYNLCCERGRDSTPRLLLGTN, from the coding sequence ATGTCCACCAAAGGTTCTTTAACAGACATTTCCTTACCCGAAATTTTTGAGTTAATTGAGAAAGGAAACAAAACAGGTCTACTCAAGCTTTGTGCCTTCTCAGAAATCCGAACGACTCCCTTAGTTTTTTACATCTGGGTTTATCAAGGTAGTATTGTAGCTGCGGCTAATCGATTAGATCAAGCGTGTTTAGTGTCTTTAATTGCAAAACATCAGGGAGTCAGAAACCGTATCGTTGTCGAACTTGCTCAGTCATGTCCACTCGATCAACCACTGGGTTTGTGTTTGAAAAATCGTTTTGTCTTAGAAAAAAAACACCTGAAGCGCTTATTTCAAATGCAGGTATTACAAAAAGTGTGTGCTTTGTTTGAACTCAAGGACGGTCAATTTGAGTTTGAGCAAAATATTGCCCTACCCACGCGAGAAATGACTGGATTAAGCGTACCCTTAGCCGTTATGAATCAATACTGTTTGTTGAAGGCTCCTTCAGACGGAAGTTCCCCTTTGACAAAAAACTACAACCTATGCTGTGAGAGAGGGAGAGACTCAACTCCTCGGCTGTTACTGGGTACAAATTAA
- a CDS encoding IS1634 family transposase codes for MYIERVPNRNSPPAVLLRESYREGGKIRKRTLANLSKLPDTVIDNLRIVLKGGAAIENLSESFSVERSLPHGHVAAVLGTIKKLSLHHLISPSNSRKRALVLAMIVARLLEPRSKLATARGLHSETCNSSLSELLGLEKADEDELYEAMDWLVSKQELIENELALRHLSEGALVLYDVSSTYFEGTQCPLARYGYNRDKKKGFLQIVFGLICDKLGCPIAVEVFEGNTSDTTTLTAQIEKVRHRFGLQQVVWVGDRGMITNTRILAEFQPVEGLDWITALRASQIRKLLEQEAVQLSLFDETDLVEFSCSDYPSERLIACRNPMLAQEKSLTRIALLQATQQELNKIVIATSRDKRALKGADQIGLRVGRVLNATCVGKYFNIAITETSFSYSLNEAAIANDSALDGVYIIRTSVKPETLDAAQTVRTYKSLSTVEQAFRSYKTIDLKVRPIYHRLEQRVKAHVFLCMLAYYVEWHMRKALAPLLFDDEKVTVEPEGKSSIVAPSKRSKKARAKAATKKTPEKLPVHSFRTLMTDLATIVKNKFQSSGLETSLMFEKITQPTPLQQKALDLLEVSLICTQ; via the coding sequence ATGTATATTGAACGAGTCCCTAACAGAAATTCACCCCCCGCTGTCCTCCTACGAGAGTCCTATCGTGAAGGGGGTAAAATCCGTAAAAGAACTTTAGCTAACCTGTCAAAATTACCGGATACTGTCATTGATAACTTGAGAATAGTGCTCAAAGGCGGCGCAGCTATTGAAAATCTCTCCGAATCATTCTCTGTAGAAAGAAGTCTACCTCATGGTCATGTAGCTGCGGTTTTAGGAACAATCAAAAAACTGTCTTTGCACCATCTAATCTCACCCTCAAATTCGAGAAAACGAGCTCTAGTTTTGGCGATGATCGTGGCGCGTCTCCTTGAGCCTCGTTCCAAGTTAGCCACAGCGAGAGGATTGCACAGCGAAACGTGCAATTCATCGTTAAGTGAACTGTTGGGCTTAGAAAAAGCCGATGAGGATGAATTGTATGAAGCAATGGATTGGCTGGTATCCAAACAAGAATTAATCGAAAATGAGTTAGCCCTAAGACATCTATCCGAAGGAGCTTTAGTTCTCTACGATGTGAGTTCAACTTACTTTGAAGGAACTCAATGCCCTCTCGCTAGATATGGCTATAATCGGGATAAAAAGAAAGGATTTTTACAGATTGTATTTGGCTTAATCTGCGACAAGCTTGGTTGTCCCATCGCTGTGGAAGTGTTTGAAGGCAATACATCGGACACAACCACACTCACAGCTCAAATTGAGAAAGTACGTCACCGTTTTGGCCTACAACAAGTCGTTTGGGTTGGCGACCGAGGCATGATTACGAATACCCGGATTCTGGCAGAGTTTCAACCCGTTGAGGGACTCGACTGGATTACAGCTCTTAGAGCTAGTCAAATTCGGAAACTTCTTGAACAAGAAGCTGTTCAACTCTCATTATTTGATGAAACTGACTTAGTAGAATTTTCTTGTTCTGATTACCCCAGTGAGCGGCTAATTGCTTGTCGCAACCCGATGCTTGCTCAAGAAAAGTCTTTGACTAGAATTGCTTTATTACAGGCGACACAGCAGGAACTCAATAAGATTGTTATCGCCACTTCACGAGATAAACGCGCCCTCAAAGGAGCCGACCAGATTGGACTGAGAGTGGGGCGAGTTCTCAATGCTACATGTGTGGGGAAATACTTTAATATTGCCATCACTGAGACAAGTTTTTCTTACTCATTGAATGAAGCGGCTATCGCCAATGATTCGGCTTTGGATGGAGTCTATATTATTCGGACTTCAGTCAAACCGGAGACTTTAGATGCGGCTCAAACGGTGAGAACCTATAAAAGCCTTTCTACTGTCGAACAAGCTTTCCGCAGTTATAAAACTATCGATTTGAAAGTACGTCCAATTTATCACCGTTTAGAACAGCGCGTCAAAGCTCACGTCTTCTTGTGTATGCTGGCTTATTATGTGGAGTGGCACATGAGGAAAGCTTTAGCTCCACTGCTGTTTGACGATGAAAAAGTCACAGTTGAACCGGAGGGAAAAAGTTCAATTGTTGCTCCATCTAAGCGTTCAAAGAAAGCCCGCGCTAAGGCAGCGACTAAAAAGACACCTGAAAAGCTTCCTGTCCATAGTTTTCGGACTTTAATGACTGATTTAGCAACGATTGTCAAAAATAAATTCCAGTCTAGTGGTCTGGAGACTTCTCTAATGTTTGAGAAAATTACTCAACCGACTCCACTCCAACAAAAAGCGTTAGATTTGTTAGAAGTTTCCTTAATTTGTACCCAGTAA
- a CDS encoding RuBisCO large subunit C-terminal-like domain-containing protein, whose translation MTIEVDYRFPPGVDAEKQAKVIAVGQTAGTWDARFSHREEVLKSHLAEVVSGITQPDGSSLVTIRFPEANVENDIPSLLTMIFGKYSMAGAAKVMAVRLPEHYGRRPKVGITGIRERLGVRDRPLIMAIFKPALGLSADDHGAILQEVAGAGLDIIKDDEILGDLEVAPTLKRLEACRQVLDQVKQQTGRTVLYAVNVTGAADKLIEKARLLVREGANALLLNVLTYGYSVLDSLAADPEINVPIFAHPALAGALCASPDYGMAYSVVLGTLMAYCGADAVLYPAHYGSLPFDAQEERRIRDSLRSRHVFPVPSAGIHPGIVPKALADYGQDVILNAGTGIMDHPDGPAMGVKAFFEALERVKSGEPFNLEAVPEGALRQALKKWM comes from the coding sequence ATGACTATTGAAGTTGACTACCGTTTTCCACCCGGTGTTGATGCCGAAAAACAGGCCAAAGTTATTGCAGTGGGGCAAACAGCGGGCACCTGGGATGCTCGTTTTTCCCATCGAGAGGAGGTGTTGAAGTCGCATCTGGCTGAAGTTGTCAGCGGTATTACTCAACCCGATGGTTCCAGTCTTGTCACCATCCGTTTTCCTGAAGCCAATGTGGAGAACGATATCCCCAGCCTACTCACGATGATTTTTGGCAAATACTCAATGGCTGGGGCGGCAAAAGTCATGGCAGTGCGCCTTCCGGAACACTACGGCAGGCGTCCCAAAGTCGGCATTACAGGCATTCGAGAACGGCTGGGAGTGCGTGATCGCCCTTTAATTATGGCAATCTTCAAGCCAGCCTTGGGACTTTCTGCCGATGACCATGGGGCGATTTTGCAAGAGGTGGCGGGTGCAGGACTAGACATTATTAAAGATGATGAGATTCTGGGGGATTTGGAGGTTGCCCCCACACTGAAACGGCTGGAAGCTTGCCGCCAGGTACTCGATCAAGTGAAGCAGCAAACCGGTCGCACGGTACTTTATGCCGTGAATGTAACCGGTGCAGCGGACAAGTTAATTGAGAAAGCCCGTCTTTTAGTCCGTGAAGGGGCAAATGCTCTCTTGCTCAACGTCCTAACCTATGGCTACTCAGTGCTGGATTCCTTAGCGGCTGACCCAGAAATTAATGTACCAATTTTTGCCCATCCTGCCTTAGCGGGGGCGTTGTGTGCTTCCCCCGACTATGGTATGGCTTACTCGGTGGTGTTGGGAACCCTGATGGCCTATTGTGGGGCGGATGCGGTGTTGTATCCTGCCCACTATGGGAGTTTGCCCTTTGACGCGCAAGAGGAAAGGCGAATTCGAGATAGTTTGCGATCGCGCCATGTTTTCCCTGTCCCCTCGGCTGGTATTCACCCTGGTATCGTACCCAAAGCACTGGCAGATTACGGTCAGGATGTGATTCTCAACGCCGGTACTGGGATTATGGATCATCCGGATGGGCCAGCTATGGGCGTTAAAGCGTTTTTTGAAGCGCTGGAACGAGTCAAATCGGGTGAACCTTTTAATCTTGAAGCTGTGCCTGAAGGCGCACTGCGCCAAGCTTTAAAAAAATGGATGTAA
- a CDS encoding hybrid sensor histidine kinase/response regulator — protein sequence MLEVLKNLFTSRAFIPHGHCYLWKPELVWLHVMGDALIAIAYYSIPIALVYFVRKRVDLPYPQIFLLFGAFIISCGTTHVMEIWTLWHPTYWLSGLIKAITAVISLYTAMELVPLVNQALALPSPAQLEAANRELEREIGERKRTEARLELQSTIARNMAEGVCLVRAADSAIVYANPKFENMFGYGSGELNGRPVEVLNYASDEQSAKQVASEIMHQLNQYGEATYEVHNVKKDGTPFWCRSHTSRFEHPEYGTVYVAVHEDITESKQAEQTLHKAKEAAEAANRAKSEFLANMSHEFRTPLNGILGYAYILKQEKVLTSKQQNGLNTIQQCGEHLLTLINDILNLSKIEARKMEIYLNDFHFPLFLNNLAEIFRIRAEQKNISFRYTPLSLLPSLVRGDEQKLRQILINLLGNAVKFTETGGVVFKVGYHEGKIRFQVEDTGIGIASEKLTEIFLPFHQVENSRHLVEGTGLGLTISKKLAKLMGSTLEVKSQLGSGSVFWLDLDLPEVLESTEIAKRQERSIVGFKGEKRKILVVDDKRENRLVLVNLLEPLGFEIVEATDGRDCLNKALEFKPDAILMDLVMPVVDGFEATRQLRKSTELKNIVIIATSASVFNYSQDKSREAGCDDFIPKPVQAKHLLERLGVHLGLEWVYGDWGLEQAAAGVADRDSEGVTEKSKPGAVKSQKSETVKSNAQTNNPKSKIQNLKLIAPPPEDIAVLLDLAMRGNIRGIDEQARRLEQLDEKFVSFASKLRQLAQDFQVRQIREFLKPYTLDHE from the coding sequence ATGCTGGAGGTCTTAAAAAACCTTTTTACTTCAAGAGCGTTTATCCCTCACGGGCATTGCTACCTCTGGAAACCTGAGCTGGTGTGGCTCCATGTCATGGGCGATGCTCTGATTGCGATCGCCTATTATTCCATCCCAATCGCGCTAGTCTATTTTGTTCGCAAGCGCGTTGATTTGCCCTATCCCCAGATATTTCTGCTGTTTGGGGCATTTATCATCTCTTGTGGTACTACTCATGTGATGGAGATTTGGACGCTCTGGCATCCAACCTATTGGTTGAGCGGGTTGATCAAAGCCATAACTGCTGTAATCTCACTCTACACGGCTATGGAGCTGGTTCCGTTGGTCAATCAAGCGCTTGCTCTCCCAAGTCCGGCACAACTGGAGGCAGCCAATCGAGAACTGGAGAGGGAGATCGGGGAGCGCAAGCGAACAGAGGCGAGGCTGGAGCTTCAAAGTACGATCGCTAGGAATATGGCTGAAGGGGTTTGCCTTGTCAGAGCCGCCGATAGTGCGATCGTCTATGCCAATCCCAAATTTGAGAATATGTTTGGCTATGGGTCGGGTGAGCTAAATGGAAGACCTGTGGAAGTATTGAACTACGCTTCGGATGAGCAGAGTGCCAAACAGGTTGCCAGTGAAATAATGCACCAATTAAATCAATACGGTGAAGCGACCTATGAGGTTCATAACGTTAAAAAAGATGGTACACCTTTCTGGTGTAGATCTCACACTTCGAGATTTGAACATCCTGAGTATGGAACGGTCTACGTTGCCGTCCATGAAGACATCACCGAAAGCAAGCAGGCAGAGCAAACACTTCATAAGGCTAAAGAAGCGGCTGAAGCTGCCAACCGTGCCAAAAGCGAATTTCTGGCGAATATGAGCCATGAATTCCGAACCCCATTGAACGGGATTTTGGGGTACGCCTACATCCTCAAACAAGAAAAAGTTTTAACCTCCAAGCAACAGAATGGACTAAACACCATTCAACAGTGTGGCGAACATCTGCTGACGCTCATTAATGACATTTTAAACCTCTCCAAAATTGAAGCAAGGAAAATGGAAATTTACCTAAATGATTTTCATTTTCCTCTGTTTCTTAACAATCTTGCTGAAATCTTTCGTATTCGTGCAGAACAAAAGAACATTTCGTTTCGTTATACTCCGCTTTCCCTGTTGCCTAGCCTCGTTCGTGGCGATGAGCAAAAGCTGCGGCAAATTTTAATCAACTTACTCGGAAATGCCGTCAAGTTTACCGAAACGGGTGGGGTAGTTTTCAAAGTTGGTTATCACGAGGGGAAAATTCGCTTTCAGGTGGAGGACACTGGCATCGGTATCGCATCAGAGAAGTTGACAGAAATCTTTCTACCGTTCCATCAAGTCGAGAACAGCCGCCACTTGGTTGAAGGCACAGGACTAGGACTGACCATTAGCAAGAAATTAGCGAAGTTGATGGGCAGTACTTTGGAGGTGAAAAGTCAATTAGGTTCTGGCAGTGTTTTCTGGCTCGATTTGGATTTACCTGAAGTGTTGGAATCGACTGAGATTGCCAAGCGTCAGGAGCGCAGTATCGTTGGCTTCAAAGGGGAAAAGCGCAAAATTCTGGTGGTGGACGACAAACGGGAAAACCGCTTGGTTCTAGTCAATCTCCTCGAACCTTTGGGGTTTGAAATCGTTGAAGCAACAGATGGGCGTGATTGTCTCAATAAGGCGCTTGAGTTTAAACCCGATGCGATCTTGATGGACTTGGTGATGCCAGTAGTGGACGGCTTTGAGGCTACCCGGCAGCTCCGGAAGTCAACCGAACTTAAAAACATTGTAATAATCGCTACATCGGCTAGCGTTTTCAATTACAGTCAAGATAAAAGTCGAGAGGCGGGTTGCGACGATTTTATCCCTAAGCCAGTGCAGGCGAAGCATCTTTTAGAACGGCTAGGGGTGCATTTGGGGCTGGAATGGGTTTATGGCGATTGGGGATTAGAGCAAGCCGCCGCAGGGGTTGCTGACCGAGATTCAGAGGGTGTCACAGAAAAGTCAAAACCAGGCGCGGTCAAAAGTCAAAAGTCAGAAACGGTCAAATCTAACGCTCAAACTAACAATCCAAAATCTAAAATCCAAAATCTAAAATTGATTGCTCCACCTCCGGAGGACATTGCTGTCCTATTGGATTTAGCTATGAGAGGCAACATCAGGGGCATAGATGAGCAAGCGCGTCGGCTCGAACAGTTGGATGAGAAATTTGTGTCGTTTGCGTCGAAGCTTCGTCAACTAGCACAAGACTTCCAGGTCAGACAAATCCGGGAGTTTCTCAAACCCTACACTTTAGACCATGAATGA
- a CDS encoding adenylate/guanylate cyclase domain-containing protein has product MSVKNPADGVLLIVDDTPTNLKMLCDFLTNSGFEVLVAVDGESAIEQTVYAQPNLILLDVLMPGIDGFETCSRLKANPSTQAIPVIFMTALGETVDKVRGFQVGAVDYVTKPLQPEEVLARITNHLTIQNLQNQLQEQNLRLQQEVKERQQAEDLVRQQAQREQLLGEMQGRIRQSLDLEEILSTTVSEVRQFLQTDRVLIYRFFDDWSGVVAVESVSTDELSILNTTISDPCFGEAYVERYQQGRIMVIEDIYTAGMTPCHVDFLASIQVRANLVVPILQKERLWGLLVAHHCYEPRQWQQWEVDFLEALSTQIAIAIQQGQLHQRLYSIVENAIEGIFQTTPSGRFISGNPALARIFGYSSPEELIRSIQDIGRQIYVDSNRRDEFIAAIQTDNAVFDFESQIYRKDGSVIWVSENTRAVRDSKGALLYYEGAVSDITVRKVAQESLRFQQEQAEQLLLNILPESIAQQLKRYPSTIADNFEAVSVLFADIVGFTEFSARTSPTELVIVLNLIFSKFDQLAERHGLEKIKTIGDAYMVVAGLPTPRPDHAIAIAEMALDMQSEMVRVGEQTGEAFKLRIGINSGPVIAGVIGIKKFFYDLWGDTVNVASRMESQGVDGAIQVTAATYELLRDKYLFEERGVISVKGKGDMTTYLLTGRSFDDSLLSCNK; this is encoded by the coding sequence ATGAGTGTGAAAAATCCGGCAGATGGCGTCCTCTTAATCGTAGATGACACGCCGACTAATTTAAAGATGCTGTGCGATTTCTTGACCAATTCAGGATTTGAAGTCTTGGTGGCAGTTGATGGTGAAAGTGCGATCGAGCAGACTGTATATGCCCAGCCCAATCTCATCCTTTTGGATGTACTCATGCCCGGAATTGATGGGTTTGAAACTTGCAGTCGGTTGAAAGCCAATCCGTCAACGCAAGCTATCCCCGTGATTTTTATGACGGCGCTTGGTGAGACGGTAGATAAGGTGAGAGGTTTTCAGGTTGGGGCAGTAGATTACGTCACCAAGCCACTTCAACCCGAAGAGGTTTTAGCCCGCATCACGAACCACCTGACGATCCAGAACCTGCAAAATCAACTCCAAGAGCAAAATCTGCGGCTGCAACAGGAAGTTAAGGAGCGCCAGCAGGCAGAGGATTTAGTGCGGCAGCAGGCTCAGCGGGAACAATTGCTGGGTGAGATGCAAGGGCGGATTCGCCAATCGCTGGATTTAGAAGAAATTCTCAGTACAACGGTGAGTGAAGTGCGGCAATTTCTGCAAACGGATCGGGTGCTCATTTACCGATTTTTTGACGACTGGAGCGGTGTTGTCGCTGTAGAATCCGTCAGTACTGATGAACTATCTATACTGAATACCACAATCTCTGACCCCTGCTTTGGAGAAGCCTACGTTGAGCGCTACCAACAGGGTCGCATCATGGTCATAGAAGATATCTACACAGCGGGTATGACGCCGTGTCATGTTGATTTTCTAGCAAGTATTCAGGTCAGGGCTAATTTGGTGGTTCCCATTCTACAAAAAGAACGGTTGTGGGGGCTGCTGGTTGCTCATCACTGTTATGAACCACGGCAGTGGCAGCAGTGGGAGGTTGATTTCCTAGAAGCTTTGTCCACGCAAATCGCGATCGCTATCCAACAAGGGCAACTTCATCAACGGCTGTACAGTATTGTTGAAAACGCGATCGAGGGCATCTTCCAGACGACACCATCCGGACGCTTCATAAGCGGCAACCCAGCACTGGCAAGGATTTTTGGCTACTCCTCGCCTGAAGAACTAATTAGAAGTATCCAAGACATCGGGCGGCAAATTTATGTTGACTCCAACCGCCGAGACGAATTCATTGCCGCTATCCAGACGGACAATGCTGTGTTTGACTTTGAGTCTCAAATCTATCGTAAAGACGGCAGTGTTATCTGGGTGTCAGAGAACACTCGTGCGGTTCGTGACTCCAAGGGAGCGCTGCTCTATTACGAAGGTGCTGTCTCTGACATTACAGTCCGTAAGGTAGCCCAGGAATCACTGCGTTTTCAACAGGAACAAGCAGAGCAACTGCTGCTCAATATCTTGCCTGAGTCAATTGCACAGCAGTTAAAACGTTACCCAAGCACCATTGCCGACAACTTTGAAGCGGTCAGTGTTCTGTTTGCTGACATTGTTGGTTTTACGGAGTTCTCGGCTCGAACCTCTCCCACAGAACTGGTAATAGTTCTCAATCTAATTTTCTCGAAGTTTGATCAGCTAGCTGAGCGGCACGGTTTGGAGAAAATTAAGACGATTGGCGATGCCTATATGGTTGTCGCTGGTTTGCCCACACCCCGTCCGGATCATGCGATCGCAATCGCCGAAATGGCTCTGGATATGCAATCCGAAATGGTAAGAGTAGGTGAACAAACGGGTGAAGCGTTCAAACTCCGAATTGGCATCAACTCCGGTCCAGTGATTGCGGGTGTTATTGGCATCAAAAAGTTTTTCTACGATTTGTGGGGCGATACTGTTAACGTTGCTAGCCGCATGGAATCCCAAGGCGTTGACGGTGCTATACAGGTAACAGCCGCTACCTATGAGCTATTACGGGATAAGTACCTGTTCGAGGAACGGGGCGTGATCTCTGTCAAGGGCAAGGGGGATATGACCACTTATCTGCTCACGGGCAGATCATTTGATGACTCGTTGCTCTCATGTAATAAGTAG
- a CDS encoding helix-turn-helix transcriptional regulator, translating to MTERSKKHKQFSDSPLEALRIERTTLTQDELAVHCGIPRSTYQRWIAGKTEAKLSVSQLKKLCQLLGIERIDELPDDFSPPSQSSDEG from the coding sequence ATGACCGAAAGAAGTAAAAAGCACAAACAGTTCAGCGATTCACCTTTAGAAGCTCTGAGAATTGAACGAACGACTTTAACGCAAGACGAGTTAGCAGTACACTGTGGCATTCCCCGTTCTACTTACCAACGCTGGATTGCTGGTAAGACTGAAGCTAAACTGAGCGTCTCGCAACTCAAGAAGCTGTGCCAACTATTAGGGATTGAGCGTATTGATGAGCTACCGGATGACTTTAGTCCGCCAAGTCAATCATCTGATGAGGGTTAG
- a CDS encoding helix-turn-helix transcriptional regulator, giving the protein MVDDKNLNFNPDVPTWKQVRERLGMTQEEFAQAVGLSRNTIGRYERGEHHRLTLSASQIKRLVELMEQAGMSIKDLPDDID; this is encoded by the coding sequence ATGGTAGACGATAAGAATTTAAATTTCAACCCCGATGTGCCAACTTGGAAGCAAGTTCGCGAACGCTTGGGAATGACTCAGGAAGAGTTTGCCCAAGCGGTGGGTTTATCGCGTAATACAATTGGTCGGTACGAGCGTGGCGAACATCACCGCCTTACGCTTTCCGCTTCTCAAATAAAGCGGTTAGTTGAGCTGATGGAGCAGGCAGGTATGTCCATCAAAGACCTTCCTGATGACATCGACTGA